One part of the Microvirga sp. TS319 genome encodes these proteins:
- a CDS encoding glycosyltransferase family 4 protein, with the protein MTSTSGVLVQRSRSKTANRVLFIVENLPVPFDRRVWSEATTLQAAGYEVSVICPQRDNYSAKHEVLEGIHIYRHPLPEASRKLGYIWEYANALFWQFTMSAKIYRERGFDIIHACNPPDLIFLVGAFWKFLFGVKFVFDHHDLNPELFEAKFGRRGLLWRVLVWLERLTFGIADISIATNDSFRRVAIQRGMMRPERVFTVRSGPNLSRIKELPPDSRWKKGKPYLVAYIGVIGEQEGMDLLLASVDYIVNTRGRKDVQFVIMGSGPSLSATIQQAVDMGLTEWLEFPGRVDDKTLFTVLSTAEVCVNPDRPNQMNDKSTMNKIMEYMALGRPIVQYDLTEGRVSAQNASLYARNTDHKDFGDKILELLDDPGRRATMAAEGRRRVSQELSWPHEAPKLLHAYQSLSAVRDC; encoded by the coding sequence ATGACGTCGACAAGTGGAGTGCTCGTTCAAAGGAGCCGCTCCAAGACAGCTAACCGTGTGCTGTTTATCGTGGAGAATCTGCCGGTTCCCTTTGATCGAAGAGTGTGGTCCGAGGCGACGACGCTCCAGGCGGCAGGCTACGAGGTATCCGTAATCTGCCCTCAGCGCGATAACTACTCTGCTAAACATGAGGTTCTGGAAGGCATCCATATCTACCGGCACCCGCTTCCAGAGGCCTCAAGAAAGCTCGGGTACATTTGGGAGTATGCCAACGCGTTGTTCTGGCAGTTTACGATGTCAGCCAAAATATATCGAGAACGCGGCTTCGACATTATTCATGCTTGCAATCCTCCGGATCTGATCTTTCTCGTAGGGGCATTCTGGAAATTCCTGTTCGGTGTGAAATTCGTTTTCGACCACCATGATCTCAATCCCGAACTTTTCGAAGCAAAGTTTGGGCGCCGGGGGCTTCTCTGGCGCGTGCTGGTTTGGCTAGAGCGGCTGACATTCGGGATCGCCGATATCTCGATTGCTACCAACGATTCCTTCCGGCGCGTTGCGATACAAAGAGGGATGATGAGACCGGAACGGGTTTTCACGGTTCGGTCGGGCCCTAATCTTAGTCGAATCAAGGAGCTTCCGCCCGATTCCCGTTGGAAAAAGGGGAAGCCTTATCTCGTCGCATATATCGGCGTGATCGGCGAGCAGGAAGGCATGGACCTTCTTCTTGCTTCCGTCGATTACATCGTAAATACGCGTGGCCGCAAGGATGTGCAGTTCGTCATCATGGGATCCGGTCCCTCACTGAGCGCTACAATCCAGCAGGCGGTGGATATGGGTCTTACTGAATGGTTGGAGTTTCCCGGAAGAGTCGACGACAAGACGCTCTTTACGGTGTTGTCCACGGCCGAGGTCTGTGTAAATCCCGATCGTCCGAACCAGATGAACGATAAGTCGACGATGAACAAGATCATGGAGTACATGGCACTCGGCCGCCCGATTGTGCAGTATGATCTTACTGAAGGGCGGGTGTCTGCTCAGAATGCCTCGCTTTACGCGCGCAACACCGATCATAAAGACTTTGGCGACAAAATACTGGAGCTTCTCGATGATCCCGGCCGGAGAGCCACGATGGCCGCAGAGGGGAGGCGACGTGTGAGCCAGGAGCTTTCTTGGCCGCACGAAGCACCTAAACTCCTGCACGCGTATCAATCGCTATCCGCCGTGCGGGACTGTTGA